In one window of Mauremys reevesii isolate NIE-2019 linkage group 22, ASM1616193v1, whole genome shotgun sequence DNA:
- the CXXC1 gene encoding CXXC-type zinc finger protein 1 isoform X2, with the protein MDSEFSDPELAAAGEESKSENGENAPVYCICRKPDINCFMIGCDNCNEWFHGNCINITEKMAKAIREWYCLQCRDKNPNLEIRYRHKKSREKEREGERDRAEKDELRKKAQELALDQSRGSKVGGQQIKRSARMCGECEACRRTEDCGQCDFCRDMKKFGGPNKIRQKCRLRQCQVRARESYKYFPASMLRGRDEDLQMLKEQLESSATPEPLSDDDLPIDPDLYQDFCAGAFDDQNLPWLSDPEDAPFLDPVLRKRAVKVKHVKRREKKSEKKKEEKYKRHKQKQKHRDRSRHAERPDAKDPASLHQCLGPGCIQPARAASKYCSEECGMKLAANRIYEILPQRIQQWQQSPCVAEEHGKKLLERIRREQQQARLRLQEMERRFHELEAIIGKAKQQAIKEDEETNEGDSDDTDLQIFCVSCGHPINPKVALRHMERCYAKYESQTSFGSMYPTRIEGATRLFCDVYNPQSKTYCKRLQVLCPEHSRDPKVSVDEVCGCPLVKDVFELTGDFCRVPKRKCNRHYCWEKLRRAEVDLERVRVWYKLDELFEQERNVRMAMTNRAGLLALMLHQTIQHDPLTTDLRTTTDR; encoded by the exons ATG GACAGCGAGTTCTCCGACCCGGAGCTGGCCGCGGCGGGCGAGGAGTCCAAGTCGGAGAACGGCGAGAACGCGCCCGTGTACTGCATCTGCCGCAAGCCGGACATCAACTGCTTCATGAT AGGCTGTGATAACTGCAATGAGTGGTTCCATGGCAATTGTATTAACATCACAGAGAAGATGGCGAAGGCCATTCGGGAATGGTACTGTCTGCAGTGCCGAG atAAGAACCCGAATTTGGAGATCCGATACCGGCACAAGAAATCCAGAGAGAAGGAGCGGGAGGGTGAGCGGGACCGGGCGGAGAAGGACGAGCTGAGGAAGAAGGCTCAGGAGCTGGCCCTGGACCAGAGCCGTGGGTCGAAAGTAGGAGGCCAG CAAATCAAGCGCTCGGCACGGATGTGTGGGGAGTGCGAGGCGTGCCGGCGGACAGAGGACTGTGGCCAGTGTGACTTCTGCCGTGACATGAAGAAATTCGGAGGACCCAATAAAATCCGTCAGAAGTGCCGTCTGCGGCAGTGCCAGGTCCGGGCACGG gAATCATATAAGTATTTCCCAGCCTCG ATGCTGCGAGGGCGGGATGAGGACCTGCAGATGCTGAAAGAGCAGTTGGAATCATCCGCCACCCCTGAGCCGCTGTCAGACGACGACCTCCCGATTGACCCCGACTTGTACCAAGATTTCTGTGCTGGAGCCTTCGACGACCAGAACCTG ccGTGGCTCAGTGACCCAGAGGATGCCCCGTTCCTGGACCCTGTGCTCCGCAAACGCGCCGTGAAGGTCAAGCATGTCAAGAGGCGGGAGAAGAAATCAGAGAAGAAG AAGGAGGAGAAGTACAAGCGTCACAAGCAGAAGCAGAAGCACCGGGACCGGTCGCGGCACGCCGAGCGGCCCGACGCCAAGGACCCGGCCTCCCTGCACCAGTGCCTGGGCCCCGGCTGCATCCAGCCGGCCCGCGCCGCCTCCAAGTACTGCTCCGAGGAGTGCGGCATGAAGCTGGCTGCCAA CCGGATCTACGAGATCCTTCCGCAGCGCATCCAGCAGTGGCAGCAGAGCCCGTGCGTGGCGGAGGAGCACGGCAAGAAGCTGCTGGAGCGGATTCggcgggagcagcagcaggcgcGGCTGCGGCTGCAGGAGATGGAGCGTCGCTTCCACGAGCTGGAGGCCATCATCGGCAAGGCCAAGCAGCAGGCcatcaaggaggatgaggag accaaCGAGGGAGACAGCGATGACACCGACCTGCAGATCTTCTGCGTCTCCTGCGGGCATCCCATCAACCCCAAGGTGGCGCTGCGCCACATGGAACGTTGCTACGCCAAG TACGAGAGCCAGACGTCCTTCGGATCCATGTACCCAACCCGCATAGAGGG agccaccCGCCTCTTCTGTGACGTCTACAACCCTCAGAGCAAGACCTACTGCAAGCGGCTGCAGGTGCTGTGTCCCGAGCACTCCCGCGACCCCAAG GTGTCGGTGGACGAGGTGTGCGGCTGCCCCCTGGTAAAGGACGTGTTCGAGCTCACTGGCGATTTCTGCCGCGTGCCCAAGAGAAAATGCAACCGGCACTACTGCTGGGAGAAACTGCGCCGGGCCGAGGTGGACCTGGAGAGAGTGCGCGTG TGGTACAAGCTGGACGAGCTCTTTGAGCAGGAGCGGAACGTGCGCATGGCCATGACCAACCGGGCTGGGCTGCTGGCGCTGATGCTGCACCAGACCATCCAGCACGACCCGCTGACCACAGACCTGCGCACCACCACTGACCGCTGA
- the CXXC1 gene encoding CXXC-type zinc finger protein 1 isoform X4, with amino-acid sequence MGRVKVLQLDGRMKDSQFPRENCHPGVYAFSHPQQQIKRSARMCGECEACRRTEDCGQCDFCRDMKKFGGPNKIRQKCRLRQCQVRARESYKYFPASMLRGRDEDLQMLKEQLESSATPEPLSDDDLPIDPDLYQDFCAGAFDDQNLPWLSDPEDAPFLDPVLRKRAVKVKHVKRREKKSEKKKEEKYKRHKQKQKHRDRSRHAERPDAKDPASLHQCLGPGCIQPARAASKYCSEECGMKLAANRIYEILPQRIQQWQQSPCVAEEHGKKLLERIRREQQQARLRLQEMERRFHELEAIIGKAKQQAIKEDEETNEGDSDDTDLQIFCVSCGHPINPKVALRHMERCYAKYESQTSFGSMYPTRIEGATRLFCDVYNPQSKTYCKRLQVLCPEHSRDPKVSVDEVCGCPLVKDVFELTGDFCRVPKRKCNRHYCWEKLRRAEVDLERVRVWYKLDELFEQERNVRMAMTNRAGLLALMLHQTIQHDPLTTDLRTTTDR; translated from the exons atgggcagagttaagg TGCTGCAGCTGGACGGGAGAATGAAGGATTCCCAGTTCCCCCGAGAGAACTGCCACCCGGGGGTTTATGCG TTCTCTCATCCGCAACAGCAAATCAAGCGCTCGGCACGGATGTGTGGGGAGTGCGAGGCGTGCCGGCGGACAGAGGACTGTGGCCAGTGTGACTTCTGCCGTGACATGAAGAAATTCGGAGGACCCAATAAAATCCGTCAGAAGTGCCGTCTGCGGCAGTGCCAGGTCCGGGCACGG gAATCATATAAGTATTTCCCAGCCTCG ATGCTGCGAGGGCGGGATGAGGACCTGCAGATGCTGAAAGAGCAGTTGGAATCATCCGCCACCCCTGAGCCGCTGTCAGACGACGACCTCCCGATTGACCCCGACTTGTACCAAGATTTCTGTGCTGGAGCCTTCGACGACCAGAACCTG ccGTGGCTCAGTGACCCAGAGGATGCCCCGTTCCTGGACCCTGTGCTCCGCAAACGCGCCGTGAAGGTCAAGCATGTCAAGAGGCGGGAGAAGAAATCAGAGAAGAAG AAGGAGGAGAAGTACAAGCGTCACAAGCAGAAGCAGAAGCACCGGGACCGGTCGCGGCACGCCGAGCGGCCCGACGCCAAGGACCCGGCCTCCCTGCACCAGTGCCTGGGCCCCGGCTGCATCCAGCCGGCCCGCGCCGCCTCCAAGTACTGCTCCGAGGAGTGCGGCATGAAGCTGGCTGCCAA CCGGATCTACGAGATCCTTCCGCAGCGCATCCAGCAGTGGCAGCAGAGCCCGTGCGTGGCGGAGGAGCACGGCAAGAAGCTGCTGGAGCGGATTCggcgggagcagcagcaggcgcGGCTGCGGCTGCAGGAGATGGAGCGTCGCTTCCACGAGCTGGAGGCCATCATCGGCAAGGCCAAGCAGCAGGCcatcaaggaggatgaggag accaaCGAGGGAGACAGCGATGACACCGACCTGCAGATCTTCTGCGTCTCCTGCGGGCATCCCATCAACCCCAAGGTGGCGCTGCGCCACATGGAACGTTGCTACGCCAAG TACGAGAGCCAGACGTCCTTCGGATCCATGTACCCAACCCGCATAGAGGG agccaccCGCCTCTTCTGTGACGTCTACAACCCTCAGAGCAAGACCTACTGCAAGCGGCTGCAGGTGCTGTGTCCCGAGCACTCCCGCGACCCCAAG GTGTCGGTGGACGAGGTGTGCGGCTGCCCCCTGGTAAAGGACGTGTTCGAGCTCACTGGCGATTTCTGCCGCGTGCCCAAGAGAAAATGCAACCGGCACTACTGCTGGGAGAAACTGCGCCGGGCCGAGGTGGACCTGGAGAGAGTGCGCGTG TGGTACAAGCTGGACGAGCTCTTTGAGCAGGAGCGGAACGTGCGCATGGCCATGACCAACCGGGCTGGGCTGCTGGCGCTGATGCTGCACCAGACCATCCAGCACGACCCGCTGACCACAGACCTGCGCACCACCACTGACCGCTGA
- the CXXC1 gene encoding CXXC-type zinc finger protein 1 isoform X3, whose protein sequence is MDSEFSDPELAAAGEESKSENGENAPVYCICRKPDINCFMIGCDNCNEWFHGNCINITEKMAKAIREWYCLQCRDKNPNLEIRYRHKKSREKEREGERDRAEKDELRKKAQELALDQSRGSKVGGQFSHPQQQIKRSARMCGECEACRRTEDCGQCDFCRDMKKFGGPNKIRQKCRLRQCQVRARMLRGRDEDLQMLKEQLESSATPEPLSDDDLPIDPDLYQDFCAGAFDDQNLPWLSDPEDAPFLDPVLRKRAVKVKHVKRREKKSEKKKEEKYKRHKQKQKHRDRSRHAERPDAKDPASLHQCLGPGCIQPARAASKYCSEECGMKLAANRIYEILPQRIQQWQQSPCVAEEHGKKLLERIRREQQQARLRLQEMERRFHELEAIIGKAKQQAIKEDEETNEGDSDDTDLQIFCVSCGHPINPKVALRHMERCYAKYESQTSFGSMYPTRIEGATRLFCDVYNPQSKTYCKRLQVLCPEHSRDPKVSVDEVCGCPLVKDVFELTGDFCRVPKRKCNRHYCWEKLRRAEVDLERVRVWYKLDELFEQERNVRMAMTNRAGLLALMLHQTIQHDPLTTDLRTTTDR, encoded by the exons ATG GACAGCGAGTTCTCCGACCCGGAGCTGGCCGCGGCGGGCGAGGAGTCCAAGTCGGAGAACGGCGAGAACGCGCCCGTGTACTGCATCTGCCGCAAGCCGGACATCAACTGCTTCATGAT AGGCTGTGATAACTGCAATGAGTGGTTCCATGGCAATTGTATTAACATCACAGAGAAGATGGCGAAGGCCATTCGGGAATGGTACTGTCTGCAGTGCCGAG atAAGAACCCGAATTTGGAGATCCGATACCGGCACAAGAAATCCAGAGAGAAGGAGCGGGAGGGTGAGCGGGACCGGGCGGAGAAGGACGAGCTGAGGAAGAAGGCTCAGGAGCTGGCCCTGGACCAGAGCCGTGGGTCGAAAGTAGGAGGCCAG TTCTCTCATCCGCAACAGCAAATCAAGCGCTCGGCACGGATGTGTGGGGAGTGCGAGGCGTGCCGGCGGACAGAGGACTGTGGCCAGTGTGACTTCTGCCGTGACATGAAGAAATTCGGAGGACCCAATAAAATCCGTCAGAAGTGCCGTCTGCGGCAGTGCCAGGTCCGGGCACGG ATGCTGCGAGGGCGGGATGAGGACCTGCAGATGCTGAAAGAGCAGTTGGAATCATCCGCCACCCCTGAGCCGCTGTCAGACGACGACCTCCCGATTGACCCCGACTTGTACCAAGATTTCTGTGCTGGAGCCTTCGACGACCAGAACCTG ccGTGGCTCAGTGACCCAGAGGATGCCCCGTTCCTGGACCCTGTGCTCCGCAAACGCGCCGTGAAGGTCAAGCATGTCAAGAGGCGGGAGAAGAAATCAGAGAAGAAG AAGGAGGAGAAGTACAAGCGTCACAAGCAGAAGCAGAAGCACCGGGACCGGTCGCGGCACGCCGAGCGGCCCGACGCCAAGGACCCGGCCTCCCTGCACCAGTGCCTGGGCCCCGGCTGCATCCAGCCGGCCCGCGCCGCCTCCAAGTACTGCTCCGAGGAGTGCGGCATGAAGCTGGCTGCCAA CCGGATCTACGAGATCCTTCCGCAGCGCATCCAGCAGTGGCAGCAGAGCCCGTGCGTGGCGGAGGAGCACGGCAAGAAGCTGCTGGAGCGGATTCggcgggagcagcagcaggcgcGGCTGCGGCTGCAGGAGATGGAGCGTCGCTTCCACGAGCTGGAGGCCATCATCGGCAAGGCCAAGCAGCAGGCcatcaaggaggatgaggag accaaCGAGGGAGACAGCGATGACACCGACCTGCAGATCTTCTGCGTCTCCTGCGGGCATCCCATCAACCCCAAGGTGGCGCTGCGCCACATGGAACGTTGCTACGCCAAG TACGAGAGCCAGACGTCCTTCGGATCCATGTACCCAACCCGCATAGAGGG agccaccCGCCTCTTCTGTGACGTCTACAACCCTCAGAGCAAGACCTACTGCAAGCGGCTGCAGGTGCTGTGTCCCGAGCACTCCCGCGACCCCAAG GTGTCGGTGGACGAGGTGTGCGGCTGCCCCCTGGTAAAGGACGTGTTCGAGCTCACTGGCGATTTCTGCCGCGTGCCCAAGAGAAAATGCAACCGGCACTACTGCTGGGAGAAACTGCGCCGGGCCGAGGTGGACCTGGAGAGAGTGCGCGTG TGGTACAAGCTGGACGAGCTCTTTGAGCAGGAGCGGAACGTGCGCATGGCCATGACCAACCGGGCTGGGCTGCTGGCGCTGATGCTGCACCAGACCATCCAGCACGACCCGCTGACCACAGACCTGCGCACCACCACTGACCGCTGA
- the CXXC1 gene encoding CXXC-type zinc finger protein 1 isoform X1, protein MDSEFSDPELAAAGEESKSENGENAPVYCICRKPDINCFMIGCDNCNEWFHGNCINITEKMAKAIREWYCLQCRDKNPNLEIRYRHKKSREKEREGERDRAEKDELRKKAQELALDQSRGSKVGGQFSHPQQQIKRSARMCGECEACRRTEDCGQCDFCRDMKKFGGPNKIRQKCRLRQCQVRARESYKYFPASMLRGRDEDLQMLKEQLESSATPEPLSDDDLPIDPDLYQDFCAGAFDDQNLPWLSDPEDAPFLDPVLRKRAVKVKHVKRREKKSEKKKEEKYKRHKQKQKHRDRSRHAERPDAKDPASLHQCLGPGCIQPARAASKYCSEECGMKLAANRIYEILPQRIQQWQQSPCVAEEHGKKLLERIRREQQQARLRLQEMERRFHELEAIIGKAKQQAIKEDEETNEGDSDDTDLQIFCVSCGHPINPKVALRHMERCYAKYESQTSFGSMYPTRIEGATRLFCDVYNPQSKTYCKRLQVLCPEHSRDPKVSVDEVCGCPLVKDVFELTGDFCRVPKRKCNRHYCWEKLRRAEVDLERVRVWYKLDELFEQERNVRMAMTNRAGLLALMLHQTIQHDPLTTDLRTTTDR, encoded by the exons ATG GACAGCGAGTTCTCCGACCCGGAGCTGGCCGCGGCGGGCGAGGAGTCCAAGTCGGAGAACGGCGAGAACGCGCCCGTGTACTGCATCTGCCGCAAGCCGGACATCAACTGCTTCATGAT AGGCTGTGATAACTGCAATGAGTGGTTCCATGGCAATTGTATTAACATCACAGAGAAGATGGCGAAGGCCATTCGGGAATGGTACTGTCTGCAGTGCCGAG atAAGAACCCGAATTTGGAGATCCGATACCGGCACAAGAAATCCAGAGAGAAGGAGCGGGAGGGTGAGCGGGACCGGGCGGAGAAGGACGAGCTGAGGAAGAAGGCTCAGGAGCTGGCCCTGGACCAGAGCCGTGGGTCGAAAGTAGGAGGCCAG TTCTCTCATCCGCAACAGCAAATCAAGCGCTCGGCACGGATGTGTGGGGAGTGCGAGGCGTGCCGGCGGACAGAGGACTGTGGCCAGTGTGACTTCTGCCGTGACATGAAGAAATTCGGAGGACCCAATAAAATCCGTCAGAAGTGCCGTCTGCGGCAGTGCCAGGTCCGGGCACGG gAATCATATAAGTATTTCCCAGCCTCG ATGCTGCGAGGGCGGGATGAGGACCTGCAGATGCTGAAAGAGCAGTTGGAATCATCCGCCACCCCTGAGCCGCTGTCAGACGACGACCTCCCGATTGACCCCGACTTGTACCAAGATTTCTGTGCTGGAGCCTTCGACGACCAGAACCTG ccGTGGCTCAGTGACCCAGAGGATGCCCCGTTCCTGGACCCTGTGCTCCGCAAACGCGCCGTGAAGGTCAAGCATGTCAAGAGGCGGGAGAAGAAATCAGAGAAGAAG AAGGAGGAGAAGTACAAGCGTCACAAGCAGAAGCAGAAGCACCGGGACCGGTCGCGGCACGCCGAGCGGCCCGACGCCAAGGACCCGGCCTCCCTGCACCAGTGCCTGGGCCCCGGCTGCATCCAGCCGGCCCGCGCCGCCTCCAAGTACTGCTCCGAGGAGTGCGGCATGAAGCTGGCTGCCAA CCGGATCTACGAGATCCTTCCGCAGCGCATCCAGCAGTGGCAGCAGAGCCCGTGCGTGGCGGAGGAGCACGGCAAGAAGCTGCTGGAGCGGATTCggcgggagcagcagcaggcgcGGCTGCGGCTGCAGGAGATGGAGCGTCGCTTCCACGAGCTGGAGGCCATCATCGGCAAGGCCAAGCAGCAGGCcatcaaggaggatgaggag accaaCGAGGGAGACAGCGATGACACCGACCTGCAGATCTTCTGCGTCTCCTGCGGGCATCCCATCAACCCCAAGGTGGCGCTGCGCCACATGGAACGTTGCTACGCCAAG TACGAGAGCCAGACGTCCTTCGGATCCATGTACCCAACCCGCATAGAGGG agccaccCGCCTCTTCTGTGACGTCTACAACCCTCAGAGCAAGACCTACTGCAAGCGGCTGCAGGTGCTGTGTCCCGAGCACTCCCGCGACCCCAAG GTGTCGGTGGACGAGGTGTGCGGCTGCCCCCTGGTAAAGGACGTGTTCGAGCTCACTGGCGATTTCTGCCGCGTGCCCAAGAGAAAATGCAACCGGCACTACTGCTGGGAGAAACTGCGCCGGGCCGAGGTGGACCTGGAGAGAGTGCGCGTG TGGTACAAGCTGGACGAGCTCTTTGAGCAGGAGCGGAACGTGCGCATGGCCATGACCAACCGGGCTGGGCTGCTGGCGCTGATGCTGCACCAGACCATCCAGCACGACCCGCTGACCACAGACCTGCGCACCACCACTGACCGCTGA